A window of the Loxodonta africana isolate mLoxAfr1 chromosome 3, mLoxAfr1.hap2, whole genome shotgun sequence genome harbors these coding sequences:
- the CZIB gene encoding CXXC motif containing zinc binding protein isoform X2, with translation MGKIALQLKATLENVTSLRPVGEDFRWYLKDSVALKGGRGSASMVQKCKLCSRENSIEILSSTIKSYNAEDSEKFKTIVEFECRGLEPVDFQPQAGFAAEGVESGTIFSDINLQEKDWTDYDEKAQESVGIYEVTHQFVKC, from the exons ATGGGG AAAATAGCGCTGCAGCTCAAAGCCACGCTGGAGAACGTCACCAGCCTCCGGCCTGTGGGCGAGGACTTCCGGTGGTACCTGAAG GACAGTGTGGCACTTAAAGGAGGACGTGGCAGTGCCTCCATGGTCCAGAAGTGCAAGCTATGCTCTCGGGAAAACTCCATTG aGATTTTGAGCAGCACCATCAAATCTTACAAT gctgaagacagtgagaagttcAAGACAATAGTTGAGTTTGAGTGCCGGGGTCTCGAACCAGTTGATTTCCAGCCTCAG GCTGGGTTTGCTGCCGAGGGTGTGGAGTCGGGGACAATCTTCAGTGACATTAATCTGCAGGAGAAG GATTGGACCGACTATGATGAAAAGGCTCAGGAGTCGGTGGGAATCTACGAGGTCACACACCAGTTTGTAAAGTGCTGA
- the CZIB gene encoding CXXC motif containing zinc binding protein isoform X4: MGMKCGNCGEISEKWQYIRLMDSVALKGGRGSASMVQKCKLCSRENSIEILSSTIKSYNAEDSEKFKTIVEFECRGLEPVDFQPQAGFAAEGVESGTIFSDINLQEKDWTDYDEKAQESVGIYEVTHQFVKC; the protein is encoded by the exons ATGGGG ATGAAATGTGGGAACTGTGGTGAGATCTCAGAGAAGTGGCAATACATCCGGTTGATG GACAGTGTGGCACTTAAAGGAGGACGTGGCAGTGCCTCCATGGTCCAGAAGTGCAAGCTATGCTCTCGGGAAAACTCCATTG aGATTTTGAGCAGCACCATCAAATCTTACAAT gctgaagacagtgagaagttcAAGACAATAGTTGAGTTTGAGTGCCGGGGTCTCGAACCAGTTGATTTCCAGCCTCAG GCTGGGTTTGCTGCCGAGGGTGTGGAGTCGGGGACAATCTTCAGTGACATTAATCTGCAGGAGAAG GATTGGACCGACTATGATGAAAAGGCTCAGGAGTCGGTGGGAATCTACGAGGTCACACACCAGTTTGTAAAGTGCTGA
- the CZIB gene encoding CXXC motif containing zinc binding protein isoform X3, which yields MGKIALQLKATLENVTSLRPVGEDFRWYLKMKCGNCGEISEKWQYIRLMDSVALKGGRGSASMVQKCKLCSRENSIEILSSTIKSYNAGFAAEGVESGTIFSDINLQEKDWTDYDEKAQESVGIYEVTHQFVKC from the exons ATGGGG AAAATAGCGCTGCAGCTCAAAGCCACGCTGGAGAACGTCACCAGCCTCCGGCCTGTGGGCGAGGACTTCCGGTGGTACCTGAAG ATGAAATGTGGGAACTGTGGTGAGATCTCAGAGAAGTGGCAATACATCCGGTTGATG GACAGTGTGGCACTTAAAGGAGGACGTGGCAGTGCCTCCATGGTCCAGAAGTGCAAGCTATGCTCTCGGGAAAACTCCATTG aGATTTTGAGCAGCACCATCAAATCTTACAAT GCTGGGTTTGCTGCCGAGGGTGTGGAGTCGGGGACAATCTTCAGTGACATTAATCTGCAGGAGAAG GATTGGACCGACTATGATGAAAAGGCTCAGGAGTCGGTGGGAATCTACGAGGTCACACACCAGTTTGTAAAGTGCTGA
- the CZIB gene encoding CXXC motif containing zinc binding protein isoform X1, producing MGKIALQLKATLENVTSLRPVGEDFRWYLKMKCGNCGEISEKWQYIRLMDSVALKGGRGSASMVQKCKLCSRENSIEILSSTIKSYNAEDSEKFKTIVEFECRGLEPVDFQPQAGFAAEGVESGTIFSDINLQEKDWTDYDEKAQESVGIYEVTHQFVKC from the exons ATGGGG AAAATAGCGCTGCAGCTCAAAGCCACGCTGGAGAACGTCACCAGCCTCCGGCCTGTGGGCGAGGACTTCCGGTGGTACCTGAAG ATGAAATGTGGGAACTGTGGTGAGATCTCAGAGAAGTGGCAATACATCCGGTTGATG GACAGTGTGGCACTTAAAGGAGGACGTGGCAGTGCCTCCATGGTCCAGAAGTGCAAGCTATGCTCTCGGGAAAACTCCATTG aGATTTTGAGCAGCACCATCAAATCTTACAAT gctgaagacagtgagaagttcAAGACAATAGTTGAGTTTGAGTGCCGGGGTCTCGAACCAGTTGATTTCCAGCCTCAG GCTGGGTTTGCTGCCGAGGGTGTGGAGTCGGGGACAATCTTCAGTGACATTAATCTGCAGGAGAAG GATTGGACCGACTATGATGAAAAGGCTCAGGAGTCGGTGGGAATCTACGAGGTCACACACCAGTTTGTAAAGTGCTGA
- the CZIB gene encoding CXXC motif containing zinc binding protein isoform X5: protein MGDSVALKGGRGSASMVQKCKLCSRENSIEILSSTIKSYNAEDSEKFKTIVEFECRGLEPVDFQPQAGFAAEGVESGTIFSDINLQEKDWTDYDEKAQESVGIYEVTHQFVKC, encoded by the exons ATGGGG GACAGTGTGGCACTTAAAGGAGGACGTGGCAGTGCCTCCATGGTCCAGAAGTGCAAGCTATGCTCTCGGGAAAACTCCATTG aGATTTTGAGCAGCACCATCAAATCTTACAAT gctgaagacagtgagaagttcAAGACAATAGTTGAGTTTGAGTGCCGGGGTCTCGAACCAGTTGATTTCCAGCCTCAG GCTGGGTTTGCTGCCGAGGGTGTGGAGTCGGGGACAATCTTCAGTGACATTAATCTGCAGGAGAAG GATTGGACCGACTATGATGAAAAGGCTCAGGAGTCGGTGGGAATCTACGAGGTCACACACCAGTTTGTAAAGTGCTGA
- the MAGOH gene encoding protein mago nashi homolog, which produces MESDFYLRYYVGHKGKFGHEFLEFEFRPDGKLRYANNSNYKNDVMIRKEAYVHKSVMEELKRIIDDSEITKEDDALWPPPDRVGRQELEIVIGDEHISFTTSKIGSLIDVNQSKDPEGLRVFYYLVQDLKCLVFSLIGLHFKIKPI; this is translated from the exons ATGGAAAGTGACTTTTATCTGCGTTACTACGTGGGTCACAAGGGCAAGTTCGGCCACGAATTCCTGGAGTTCGAGTTCCGACCCGACG GGAAATTGAGATATGCCAACAACAGCAATTACAAAAATGATGTCATGATCAGAAAAGAG GCTTATGTGCATAAAAGTGTGatggaagaactgaagagaatAATTGATGACAGTGAAATTACCAAAGAGGATGATGCTTTGTGGCCCCCTCCTGACCGAGTTGGCCGGCAG gaGCTTGAAATCGTCATTGGAGATGAACACATTTCTTTCACAACCTCAAAAATAGGTTCCCTCATTGATGTTAATCAGTCCAA GGATCCAGAAGGCTTACGGGTATTTTATTATCTTGTGCAGGACCTGAAGTGTTTGGTCTTCAGTCTTATTGGATTACACTTCAAGATTAAGCCAATCTAG